The window GTCCGAGCGTCGGCGCGTCGCCGAACCCCGCGCAGACGAGACCCGAGAGTGGGAGGTGTTCGTCCGGGAGACCCCCGAGGAACCGCTCCGCCACGCCGGGAGCGTCACCGCCCCGAACGCCGACGTCGCCCACGAGGCCGCCGACACGCTGTTCGAGCGCACCGCCGACACGATCTGGTGTGCGCCGACGGACGCGGTGGCCCGGTTCACGACCCGCGAGTTGGACAGCGAGTACGCCGAGGAGTCGGTCGGCGAGAACCGAGACGCCGACGCGACGCCGACACACGAGGCGTCGGCGACGGAGCGGCGCGACGGAGCCGACGACGCCGAGGGTGACGAGGAGGGGCCAGCATGATCTCGCTCAGCAAACTGCTCTGTGATCTGGACGCGGAAGGCGACGGTCTCCGGTACGACGCCGGCGACGACGCCGCAGTCGAACAGATACGCGAGAAGAAGCAACAGAAACCGGTCGTCGTCTGGAACCTGACGAAGCGGTGTAACCTCCACTGTCAGCACTGCTACGCCGGCGCGGAGATCGAGAGCGCGCCCGGCGAACTCTCGACGGCCGAGGGGAGACAGCTCCTGGACGAACTCGCCGACTACGGCGCGCCGGTCGTCCTCTTCTCCGGCGGGGAACCGATGGTCCGCGACGACCTGCTCGAACTGATCGCCCACGCCAGCGACGCCGGCATCCGGCCCGTACTCTCGACGAACGGGACGCTCATCACCGCCGAGAACGCCCGCCGGATGAAGGAGGCGGGACTCAAGTACGCCGGCGTCTCGGTCGACGGCCTGCCGGAGCGCAACGACCGATTCCGGGGCCAGGAGGGGGCCTTCGACGCCGCCGTCCGGGGCATCGAACACTGTCTCGACGCCGGCCTGAAGACCGGTCTGCGCTACACCATCACCGAGGCGAACGCCGCCGACATGGAGGGCGTCGTGGACCTCCTGCGTGACGTGGGCGTCGACCGCTTCTGCTTCTACCACCTCGACTACGGCGGGCGCGGCAACGACATCCGCGACGTCGACCTCTCGCCGGCCGACCGCCGCGAGGCGGTCCGCCGCCTCTGCGACCTCACGCGGGAGTACCACGAGGCGGGCGAGGAGATCGAGACCCTGCTCGTCGGCAACTACTGTGACGCCGGCTTCCTCGTGGAGTACGCCCGCGAGGAACTCGGCCCAGCCGCCGCCGACCGCATCTACCGCTACCTCCGTGTGAACGGCGGCGACCCGGCCGGGGAGCGCGTCGCGGACGTCGACTACCAGGGGAACGTCCACGCGACCCAGTTCTGGCAAGGGTACAGCCTCGGCAACGTCCGGGACCGGCCCTTCGGAGCCATCTGGGACGACGAGTCGAACCCGGTGCTCCGGGACCTCCGCCAGCGCGAGGACCTGCTGACGGGCCGGTGTGCAGACTGTCGGTACCGCTCCATCTGTCGCGGTGGCTCGCGACTCCGGGCGCTCGCCACCGAGGGGGACCTCTTCGCCCCCGACCCGCAGTGTTACCTCACGCCCGGAGAGCGCGCCGGCGAGGGGTCGCCGGTGGCCGGTGTCGACGACGGCTCGGTCGGCGCGGACTGACCGCCGCGTCGCCGGTGTGGTACTCGCGCCGACGGCCGTCTGCTCCCGACCGAGCGGCCGCTACAGGGGTTCGGCTCCGGAGAGACTCGCGTCCTGCAGAAATCGCCTTACGCGCTCGGCTTGCCGCCGGCCTTCTTCCGGGTGACGTAGCCGGCGATCCGGTTACGGACCGACTTCGACTCCACGTTGGTCAGCTTCGCGACGCTCTCTTTGTTCGTCTCGAAGTCCGTGTTGAACGCCTGCGGGTAGCGCTCCAACAGGATCGTCCCCAGCTGTTTGACGTACTTGGGTTTGATAGCCATACGACACAGTTCCCCGGTCGGCCACTAAAACGATTCGTTCCGTCACCGGCGGCCGGGAGCCGTGCGATCACGGCACAGAGCCGTCTGCGGTGTCTCCGCGGTCTGCACGGTCCGGGGTACCCCACCGTCACTCCCGACGGGACCGCCAGTCGGACACCGCGTCGACGCGCTCGAACGCCTCGCGTTCTGCCGGCCCGCCGCATCGCTCGACCGTCTCGGCGAAGTAGTCCAAGCGGTCCAGCAGGACCTCGGTGTCGTAGGCGTCCACGTCCAGCCGCGAGACGGCCACGGTCGCGTCGATCACCGCCGCGAACCCGCGGTTGATCGTCCGCACCCCCTGCTGCTCGACCCCCGAGTCGGTCGGCTCCAGTCGCCACTCGGTCCACTCGGTCCCGCCGGACTCCCCGCTATCGACCGCCTCGACCGCGACCTCGACCCAGGCGTCGGCCGACGCGAGGACAGGTTCGGACTCCTCACGGATCGTCAGCGCGGCGTCCACGAAGTCCCGTGGGTCGGTGACGAACTGGACGACACCGCCACCCCGCCGCCGGAAGTTGCGGTACGTTCGCGTCCGGCCCCACGTCGTGGCGGTGACGTACTCGCTCGCGGACTCCGAAGACGAATCGGGCGCGTGCAGACCCAGCGCCGCGAGGTTCCACAGGTCGTTCGGACCGAGCGTGGCGACGACCGACTCGGTGACGCCCCGGAGCGGGGTCGGCCACCCGGTGGGGCTGTCGCCGAGCCACTGCTGGTCACCTCCCGAGTTCGCGTCGTCGCTCACAGCGGCACCCCCCGGCGGAGCGCGACGTACAGCGCGCTCGCGGTCTGGTCGGCGGTGGTGCCGGGGTTGATCCCCTCGGCGACGAACGTCTCGGCCAACTCCTCGGCGGCGTCGAGGTCGTGTCCGACTTCGGCCGCCCGCGCCGACGCCTCCCGCGCGACCTCCTCGCCGTGCTGTGTGGCGACCAGCGTGTCCGGTTCGTCGGCGAGCAGATCGAGAAACGCCCGCGCCGCCCGGTCGAGAATCGGCCCCTCGTCGGCGAGGATGGACTCGGCGGTCTCGAAGGTGCGCGGGAACCCATCGACCCACTCGCGGGCGTTCGTGTCCCGGTCGGCACTCGACTCCATCACGTCCGCGAGCGTCAGCCCGCGCGATTCGAGCGTCGGCACCGCGTCGGCACCCCGGCGTACGTCGAGATCCGGCGCGTTCTCGGGTGGGTCGTCCACCGCCACGTCGACGTGCTCGAAGGCCCGGTAGAAGCCCGCGGCGTCGGCGACGGTGGTGGACTCGACGACCGACTCGACGCCGGCCGGCGACAGGTCGGTCTCGCAGTCGGCTTTGACGAGGGGGACGAGCAACAGCAGACAGCCGAACTGGGTGTTGCCACCCTCCTGCTGGCTCATCCCGGCGACGGCGGTCTCGAAGGCCTCGCCGACCGGCGCGCCCGACTCGGCCAGTCGCAGACCCTCGCCTGCACCGACACTACCGGCGAGGAAGTGCTCGAATCGCAGGTCGGCGAGGTCGCGGTGCCGGTCCACGTTACCCGGTTTCGGCGTCCCGGCGACCTCCAGCAGGAGCGCGAGTTGCGCGTGCTCGGTGGGCGTCACGGCGACACCTCGGCGTCCTCGGCGACTGCACCGGCAGACTCCTCCTGTGCACCACGCCACGCGACGAGTGCCTCGCGGACACGCCGGAGGACTCTGCGGTCGGTACTGGGCCGACCGACGCTCACCGCGTCCGCGCCGTACCGCAGGTACTCGTGGACGCTCTCGCGGTCCCGGACCTCGTTGTTGGCGATCACGGTCGGTCGGGTCGCCGAACCGTCGGCGGCCGACGCGCCGCCGCCCGAGGCTTCGGTCGTCTCGGCGAGCGACTCGGCTGTCGTCGCCACCTCGCTGATCACCGACTCGGAGTCCATCGCGTCAACGTGGATGGCGTCGACACCACTCTCGGCGACGGCACGGGTCGTCTCCCGCAGGTCGACACCCGGTACCTCGGACCGGACCTTCACGGAGACGGTCGCACCGGTCGCGGCGGCCGTCTCGACGTACTCGGCGAGGCGGTCGGTGTCGGCCAACAGCGATTCGCCACAGCCGACCGCCCGGAGTTCCGGCTGTCGACAGTGGGCGTTGATCTCGATCACTGCGTCGTGGTCGGCACAGACGGCGGCGGCCTTCCGAATCGGCTCGCCGGTCGCACTCCGGACGTTCAGTCCCGCCTGGATCGGCGCGTCGGCGAGTGCCGACAACTGGCGGTCGGCAAAGGCGAGTGGGTCCTCGGGCAGGAACTCCTCGCGGTCGCGGGCGACCAACTCGCGGGCCGCCGCCCGGCTCTCGTCGTCCAGCGCGAGACCGCCGAGAAAGGCGAGGTCTGCGAGGTCGTCGGCCTGCCTCGCCCACGCCGCGTCCGCCTCCCCGCTGAGGCTGGCGAGTGCGAGCAGTGGGCGGTCGGTGTCCATCTCTCGTCCGAGGAGCGACTCGCCGGTCACGACGCCTCGACCCCCAGTTCCGCGAACGCGTCGGCGACCGCGTGCCTGACGCGCGCCGCGTCCGCCGGTCCCTCGATCCCCGTGTCGGTCCTGACGACGACCGGCTCCCGGTCGTCGTCCGTCGATGCGTCGAGGTCGGTCCCGTCCTCGCTGTCGAGGACGAACGCGTCCGCGAAGGGGTACGCCTCGGCCACCCCGCGCGTGCTGGCTTCGTAGCCGACCCCGCGCATCAGGTCGTCCGCCGGGCCGGAGAACACTCGGTCCTCGACGAACGGCGAGACGGCGACGACCGGTGTCTCGGCGAGCGCCTGCTCCACACCGGGGAGTGCCAGCATCGGCCCGAGGCTCGTCACGGGGTTCGAGGGGCCGATCACCACCGGATCGCGGAGCGCCGCGAGCGTCTCGTCGGTCGGACTGGCGGTCTCACTCCCCCGGAACTCCACGTCTTCGACTCCGGGCACTGCTCGCCGGGCGACCCAGAACTCCTGGAAGTGCATCGCCCCCTCGTCGGTGTGGACGATGGTGGCGACCGGGTCGTCGGACATCGGCAGGAGTCGGTACGGGAGGTCGAACGCGTCGGCGAGCGTCGCCGTGACCTCGGTGAGGCTCTGGCCCTCGTCGAGCAAACTCGTCCGGGTGAGGTGGACCGCCCGGTCACGGTCGCCGATCTCCATGAACTCCGCGATCCCCGAGAATCGCCGCCACCGGGCGATCTCGCGGCCCTCGGTCTGTGCCTCGGGCGGGAGGTAGCGCGGCCCGCCGTCGAGTCCCGCCGCGTCCGCGAGGCGGTGGAGTTCGGCGTTCGTCTCGGTCGTGTCGTCGGCGATGCCCCACCACCGCTCGCGGTCGATCACGCCGCCGCCGTGGAAGAGGACGGTGTCAAGATCGGGACAGACGAGCAGGCCACCGAGTTCCACGTCGTCGCCGGTGTTGCCGACGACGACCGTCTCGGTGGGATCGAAGACACTCGACCGGCCGGGGTCGGTCAGCCCGTCGAGCAGTTTGGGGGTGCCGGTCCCCCCGGCGAGAAACGTCGTCATGTACCGGCGTTGGGCGACCGTGGATTTGTATCTGGCTCTCCTGCGGGGGACGGTGAGACGGCTCTGGTGGGACGCGAGTTGAGGTGTCCGGGTGTAGCTTGAAGCCGGTCGCGGTCGAACTGGGGGGTGTCATGGCCCGACGAGCCAACCCCTTCGAGGATCTGGAGGAACTGTTCGACCGAATGCGCCGCCAGTTCGAGGAGGCGACGGGATCGATGGACGAGGTGAGCGTCGAGTCGCTGCGCTCGGGGATGCGGATCGACGTGGAGGACACCGGCGAGTCGTTCGTCGTCACGGCCGACCTGCCGGGGTTCGAGAAGGAGGACATCGACGTACGCCTCTCGGACCAGCGACTCCGCATCTCGGCGGAGCACGCAGAGGAGACGACCGAGGAGGGTGAGACCGAGGACGACGGTCGGTTCGTCCGGCAGGAGCGGCACCGCAGTTCGATGGAGCGCGTCGTTCGGCTTCCGGAACCGGTGGACGAGGGGTCGGTGTCCGCGAAGTTCCGGAACGGCGTGTTGACCGTGACGCTGGCGAAGACGGAACCGGTGGAGACCGGGCGGGACATCGAAATCGAGTGAGGAAATATTGGGTACGTGGGATGTGTTGAATTCGTTGTGAGTGAGGGTTTTGTCGGATACGTCGTGAGTGAGGGTTCTGTCGAGTGAGTCTTGGATACCGTTGGGTGAAAGCCCCCGAACGCTCGACCGGCCGCGACTCGTTGCGCGCTTCCCTCAGGCGAGTCGGCAAGCCGACTCGCCTTCAGTCCAGTGCTTACGTCGTCGGGGCCGGGTCGAGCGTTCGGCCCCTTTCAGTCCCGCCCGGTGATTTGGCGAAGGCGCGTGCAACTTCCGGTTGACCAGTCGATTTCAGCGCGAGCGCCTACCTGCGACCGTCGGCGCGACACGGAGGTCGCGCCAGCCCACTCGACTGGTACTTGTGATGTGAGTTGAAATCCTGCTGTGCGGTTGCGGTCGGCGTGCGCGAGAAACGCGTGCGAGGTCTTAGTGAGGGGACCGAACGAAGGCTCGTCAGAGCTTGCCTCTGACGGTGGATGAGTAGCGCAGTCCGGCGCGCCCCTTGTGGGCGCGCCACGTGAGCAGAGCGAGACCGGAGGTCTCGCCAGTAGTCGGGCGACTCCCGTGTCGCCCGACGACAACGCAGTCGGCTGGGGAGGCTTGTGGGTATTCCAATTGTGGTGCGGTTGCTGTGCGGTGGCGGTTCCTCGCGCTCGCACGAGTAGCTGTGTTGTCGCTGTTGCGGTCGTGGTTGCTTGTGCTGTCGCGGTCGTGTCAGAGATGTGCCAAATCGAGTAGCAGTGCTGTCGCGGTCTGTGGTTCGCAGTACTCTCCCTATCGAATCCCCAGCGAGACACCCCGAGACAACCGAGTCACGCGCTCCAACACCGACCTGAAAACACCTCCCTAAGTCGAACATCACGAACCCGAGAACACCACCAAAACACCAACCGAGAAGATCCGAGACCGAGTGCCGTACCTTCACCCACCGAGGAACTCTTGGCGAACTTCCTCGTCGTGGAGCAACACGTCGCCGTCGTCCATGTACCGGTTCCCGCCCTGCACCAGCACGTAGCCACGGTCACAGCGCCGGAGCGCCTCCTTCGCGTTCTGCTCGACCATCAACACCGCCGTCCCCGACTCGTTGATCTCGTCGATCCGGTCGAACATGTCGTCCACCAGATCGGGCGCGAGCCCGGCCGAGGGTTCGTCCAGCATCAGCAGTTTCGGATCGAGCATCAGCGCCCGGCCCATCGCCAGCATCTGACGCTGGCCGCCCGACAGGGTGCCGGCCTTCTGCTGTTGGCGCTCCTCCAGGATCGGGAACCGCTCGAACACCTCGTTCAGGCGGTCCTGTGGCACCTCGTCCAAGATGTACGCGCCCATCTCCAGGTTCTCCCGAACCGTGAGCGAACTGAAGACGTTCTCGTTCTGCGGGACGTAGCCCAGTCCGTGGTGGATGATCTCCTCGGGGTTCTCCCCGGAGATCTCCTCGCCGTCGAACGTGATCGACCCGCCCATGTAGGTCGTCAGGCCGAACACCGACTTCATCACCGTCGACTTGCCGGCCCCGTTCGGGCCGACGATGGTGACGTACTCCCCGCTGTCGACGTCCAGATCGACGCCGTCGAGGATCTGGAGTTCGCCGTAGCCGGCGTCCAACCCCTGCACGCGCAGGAGGTCGCCCGTCACCGCACTCGCGTCGGTGCTCGCTCCCGCCGTGGGAGTGGTCTCCGCGTCGGTCGTCTCCGTACTCTCTGCGTGGTCGTCGGTACTCATACGTTCTCACCGAGGTAGGCCTCGATCACCTGGTCGTTGCTCCGGATGTCGCTCGCGTCGCCCTCCGCCAGCACCTGTCCCTGGTGCATGACGATGATGTGTTCGCAGTTGTTCATGATCACGTCCATGTCGTGTTCCACCAGCAGGAACGTGTACCCCTCGTCGCGGAGTTCGTGGACCCGTTCCAGCAGTTTCTTCTCCAGCGACGGGTTCACGCCCGCCAGCGGTTCGTCCAGCAGGACCATCTCCGGGTCCGTCATCAGCACGCGGGCCATCTCCAGCAGTTTCCGCTGCCCGCCGGAGAGGTTGCCCGCTTCCTCCTCCGCGAGGTGGTCGATCTCGAACAGTTCGAGGGTCTCCCAGACACGTTCGCGGAGTTCTTCCTCCTGCTCGCGGACCCCACTGCGCAGTCCCGGCGTCACCGACCGGTACAGCGACTCGCCGAGTTGCCCGCGCGGCGCGAGCATCATGTTCTCCAGCACGGTCATCTCCTCCAGTTCGCGGGCGATCTGGAACGTCCGCACCAGCCCCTCGTTGGCGATCTGGTCCGGCCGCAGTCCCGTGATGTCCTCGCCCTCGAAGTAGACGTTGCCGGCCGTCGGGTCGTGGACGCCCGTGATACAGTTGAACGTCGTGGACTTCCCGGCCCCGTTCGGCCCGATCAGCCCGGTCAGCGACCCGCGCTCGACCGCGAACGTCGCGCCGTCGACTGCGGTGATACCGCCGAACTCCTTCCGCAGGTTCTCGACGCGTAGCGGCGTGTCCGGTGCCCCGGTCGTCTCGGAGGCCGCCTCCGCGTCGGCCGACTCCACCGGCGGTTCGTCGCGGGCGTCGGTCTCCGGATCGGTCACGGCGTCACTCATCGGTCTCACCTCCGTCTGTCGCCGGCCGAGCATCCGCCGGTCGGCTCGTGCGCTCCGAGAGATCGACAGCCGAGGCGACCTCGGACCGGTGGCCGAGCAGGCCCTCCGGCCGGTTCTGCATCAGGTAGATCAACAGGAGGCCGACGACGACGAACCGGAGCGAGGCCATGTTCTCCACCGCGTAGGCGACCAGCGGGAGCAGGTCCGCGCTGGCGATCGGCGCGAGTGCGCCGACGATGGTGTCGGGCGTCACGCCGCGTTCGATGAACTGCCCCGCGTTCTGGTTGATCAACTGCGGCAGGAGGAACAGGAGCGCGGAGAACACCGCGCCGCCGAGCACCGCGCCGGTGTTCGACCCGGCACCGCCGATGATCAGTGCGATGAAGATGTAGAAGGTGATGTTCGGCCGGAAGGAGAGGGGGTTCACGAACCCGGAGGCACCGAGCCACAGGATCCCGCCCAGCCCCATCAGCGCACAGCCGACCATGAACGCCTTGATCTTGAACAGGCGCGTGTCCTTCCCGAGCGAGGAGGCGACGAGTTCGTCCTCGCGGATCGCCTTCAACACCCGGCCGAACGGCGAGTTGCCGATCCGAGTGAGGAGCCAGTAGAAGAGGAGCGCGACGAGGATGATCGCCACCGTGTAGACGCTGTCGACCACCACGCTCGACGTGATGCCGAACCCCTCGAAGAACGTGAATATCGACTCCCCGAGCGGTGTCGTCGCCGACGCCGGACTGCTCGGGTCCTGGTAGAAGACGGCCCGGATCGGCTCGGACGGGCGCGGGTACGAGATGCCGCGCCCGCCGCCGGTGCCGAGGGTCGTCCCCAGAATCGTGAACTCCTGTAAGGTGTTGGAGTTCACCGCGAGGCGGATGATCTCGGAGAACGCCACCGTCACGATGGCGAGGTAGTCGGCTTCGAGTCGCAGTGCCGGCAGCGCCGCGATGCCGCCGACGATGGCCGCACCGAGCATCCCGCCGATGATGCCGACCCACAGCGGGAGACCGAGTCCCGGCGGCGTCCCGCCGGGCGGTGCGGTCAGGATGCCCATCGTGTAGACGCCGACCGCCATGAAGCCCGCGACGCCGATGTTGAACAGCCCGGTGTACCCCCAGTGGAGGTTCAGCGCGAGCACCAGCATCGCGTAGGCGGCGACGAAGAACGTCACGTTCCGCAGGGTGTTGACCGTCCCGACGGTGTTCAGGCCGATGGCGATCGTCACGGCGAGGAAGCAGGCGTAGATGAACGCCATCGCGGCGACGACCATCAGGAAGTCGTTCCCGCCGAACAGCGACTCGATCCGCGCGCCGATTCCCTCCTGTTCGGCGCTCATGCTGTCTTCACCCCCCCGAACAGCCCTTCGGGTTTGATCAGGAGCACGACGATCAGGATGAGGAACGCCGCCGCCCGCGTCAGCCCCGACGGGAGCCAGATGATCGACATCGCGTCGACGACGCCGATGATCAGGCCGCCGGCCATCGCGCCGTAGATGGAGCCGATGCCGCCGAGGATGACCGCCGCGAAGATCAGGAGGAGCAGCACCCACCCGAAGCTGAACGACATCGTCCCGCGTTCCAAGACGAGCAGGTAGCCCGCGATGCCGGTCAGGCCGCCGCCGATGATCCACGTCATCCGGATGACGCGCTCGGTCGGGATGCCGGTGACGCGGGCGAGGCTCTTGTTGTCGGCCATCGCGCGCATCGCCTTCCCCAGTTTCGTCCGCTGGAGCAGGAGGTGGACGCCGAGCATCAACCCAGCCGACCCGAACACCAGCGTCAGTTCGTGGCTCGTGAAGGTGACGCCCGCGAGGTCGATCTTCGCCGGACTGGCCGTGACACCCTTCGTGCCGGTCTTCCAGACGAACGCGATCAGGTACCGGAGCGCCAGCGCGACACCGATGCTGGCGATCAACAACGAGATGCCGTCCGAGTCACGCATCGGCCGGTAGACCACCCGGTCCAAGACGAGCGACAGCGCGATGGTGCCGACGCCCGCCGCGACCAACCCCAGGAGGACGGCGACCGGCGACTGGCTGATGTTGAGGCCGATGTTGTTCGCTTCGATCAGGACGAGGTCGCCGAAGGAGACGGTCCCGATGCCGGCGACGATGTACGCGACCGCCCAGCCGGTGAACGCGCCGCTCGTCACGTAGTCGCCGTGGCCGAAGTTGGCGAAATTCAGGATGCTGTACGTCATGGACAACCCGATGCCGGCGAGCCCGACCGCCAGCCCGACGACGATCCCGTCGGTCAACAGGGTCAGCAGTCTGGAGACCGCCATCGACCCGGTGGCGAGCTGTCTGGCGAGGTCCAAGAGGACGAGAACGCCGACAGCGCCGACGACGACCGCCATCGGTCGCTCGACGACCATCTCCCGCCCCCGCGTGTATGTATCACTCACTCCCATGTCTGCTGTTCACAACGTACTTACGACCCTACCACGGTAAATAAACCTTCGTTCCGGCCCGACTGTGAGCACTGCCGTCTCGTGGCGTCCGAGCCGACCCGCGTCGTGCGGTTTTCGGAGAACGACGGAGCTCGGAACGCTGGCATCGTGGTCCCGATGGCCGAAAGAAATATCACGGCGATTCGATCCCGCACCCGACGGCGGGTTTTATCCCGTCTGCGGACCGACCGGCGGACAGCGAATGGAGATCGAACCGCCGACGATGGAGGAGACCGAGACGGTCGCCGACCTCTGGGTGTCGCTCGCGCGAGGCCAGCGAAGCCACGGCTCACACCTCCGGAGTGAGGCGAACCGGGGGGCGATCACCGACGCCATCTCGCGACACCTCATCACCGGCGGCTTACTCGTCGCCCGCGACCCCGACGTCGTCGGGTTCGTGATGTTCGGTCCCGAAGCCGGGAGCTACGAACAGGACGTGACACGGGGTATCGTCCACAACCTCTACGTCGTCGCCGGACGGCGAGACGAGGGCGTCGGCACCGCCCTGTTGGAGGCGGCCGAGACGCGACTCGCCGAGGACGGCGCGGACACGGTCGCACTGGAGGTCATGGCGGGCAACGACTCGGCCCGGCGATTCTACGAGCGGGCGGGCTATCGCCCTCACCGCGTCGAGTTGGAGAAGCGGACCGAAAGCGACAACGTAACAACGGAGGGGTGAGTAGCCGAAACCGCGCCAGGGGAGCATGGGCGGTTCATGCACTCGACTTGTAATCGAGACTTCACGGGTTCAAATCCCGTCCCTGGCTTCCGACCACCCTGAGAATTCAGCCAGTGTGCTTTTCCCTGTCCTATGGTTTTGTTCGGATATGGTTGGGGAGCCAACGAACGGGGAGAAAGCGCGTATCAAACGGTTCATCGAGACGCCACGGTCCCGCCGGCATCCGGATATGCTCGTCCCGGACGACGCCGACAGCGGTGACGGGAGCGACGCCGACCAGGACCGGAGCAGCCACTCTGCGGCCTGATCTACGACACCGAACCGACGACAGACCGACGTGACGCTCGCCGGATATGTTTCGCAGATCACTTCTCGCGGCACTCGCTGCGCTCACCGCCGGATGCAGCGACGCGGTCGTTCCGACCGAGACCCCGACCACCACCGACGCGGAGACCACGACTCGCACCGAGACGTCCACGTCTCCGACGACCACCGCGTCTCCGACAGAGGAACCGACCGAAGAACCGACGACGCCGCGGCCGACCGTCGCAGAGCGCATCGAGACCGCCCAGTCGCTGATCGACGCGGCGGTCGCGGACTACCGCTCGTACGGCGACGGGGGGTTCGCCGGGGCAGTGACGGCCGGGACGACGATGTTCGATCCGGCACCGATCACCCGGTCGCTCGCGGCCGCGAGCCGAGAACTGGACGCCGTCGACGCGGCCGACCCGCCGCCGACACCCGACGAGCGGACCACGATCCAGCGCCTCCGGACGTGGCTCGCGTTCTTCCGGGCGGTCGTCGAGACGGTCCCGGCCTACGTCGCCTGTCTGCGGTCGGCACGCCGTGTCGCCGCACGGACCTTCGAGGGACCCGACAGCAGCGCACGCCGGGAGTTGGACGCGTTGACCGACGCCGTCGACCGCGCCGAGGCGGGCTACGACGCGGTCGTGCGGACCGGAAGTCGGCTCTCGCGGAGCGTGACCGAACTGGTCGCGGACGTGTCTCTTGAACAGGCCCGCCGGAAAGTCGACCGACTCGCCGACGAACTGGAGGCGGCCGACGCACTCCGGGCGGGGTACACGACGACGCTCTCGGAGCGTGACGACTTCGCGGACGCGCTCGCGACGCTGGACGACGAGCAGTTCGGGACGGCAGCGTTCCGGTTCCGGGTCGTCGCCGACCGGTTCCGCCGGGCCGAACGCCGACTCACTGCCCGGCCCGCGCCGGGCGCGTTCGCGTCGCTCGTGACCGACCTCGCGTGTTACACCGGAGCCTTCGCCGACGCGGCGGCCAGTTACGCGGACGCGGCGACCGCCTACGGCGACGCCCGGACTGCGGACGCCGACCTGTTCGTCTCGGACGCGCGGGCCGCCCTGTCGCGAGCGGGGGCCTGTGTCGCCTGAGTCGGCGGCGACACGACCGGCGCGCCGCGTGGCGCGTGACCCACCCGGTACGCACTCGGGTCGTGCTCCGGGAGGTGGTCGGTCCCGGCGATACGACGGCGTGACCGTTAGGTCACTGGCGGGAGTAGTCGACGTATGACCGGATCGGACCGATTCTTCCTCGCGGTGATCGCCCTGCTGTTC of the Salinirubrum litoreum genome contains:
- a CDS encoding triphosphoribosyl-dephospho-CoA synthase, which codes for MTPTEHAQLALLLEVAGTPKPGNVDRHRDLADLRFEHFLAGSVGAGEGLRLAESGAPVGEAFETAVAGMSQQEGGNTQFGCLLLLVPLVKADCETDLSPAGVESVVESTTVADAAGFYRAFEHVDVAVDDPPENAPDLDVRRGADAVPTLESRGLTLADVMESSADRDTNAREWVDGFPRTFETAESILADEGPILDRAARAFLDLLADEPDTLVATQHGEEVAREASARAAEVGHDLDAAEELAETFVAEGINPGTTADQTASALYVALRRGVPL
- the cofD gene encoding 2-phospho-L-lactate transferase; the protein is MTTFLAGGTGTPKLLDGLTDPGRSSVFDPTETVVVGNTGDDVELGGLLVCPDLDTVLFHGGGVIDRERWWGIADDTTETNAELHRLADAAGLDGGPRYLPPEAQTEGREIARWRRFSGIAEFMEIGDRDRAVHLTRTSLLDEGQSLTEVTATLADAFDLPYRLLPMSDDPVATIVHTDEGAMHFQEFWVARRAVPGVEDVEFRGSETASPTDETLAALRDPVVIGPSNPVTSLGPMLALPGVEQALAETPVVAVSPFVEDRVFSGPADDLMRGVGYEASTRGVAEAYPFADAFVLDSEDGTDLDASTDDDREPVVVRTDTGIEGPADAARVRHAVADAFAELGVEAS
- a CDS encoding ABC transporter ATP-binding protein — its product is MSTDDHAESTETTDAETTPTAGASTDASAVTGDLLRVQGLDAGYGELQILDGVDLDVDSGEYVTIVGPNGAGKSTVMKSVFGLTTYMGGSITFDGEEISGENPEEIIHHGLGYVPQNENVFSSLTVRENLEMGAYILDEVPQDRLNEVFERFPILEERQQQKAGTLSGGQRQMLAMGRALMLDPKLLMLDEPSAGLAPDLVDDMFDRIDEINESGTAVLMVEQNAKEALRRCDRGYVLVQGGNRYMDDGDVLLHDEEVRQEFLGG
- a CDS encoding tRNA-dihydrouridine synthase produces the protein MDTDRPLLALASLSGEADAAWARQADDLADLAFLGGLALDDESRAAARELVARDREEFLPEDPLAFADRQLSALADAPIQAGLNVRSATGEPIRKAAAVCADHDAVIEINAHCRQPELRAVGCGESLLADTDRLAEYVETAAATGATVSVKVRSEVPGVDLRETTRAVAESGVDAIHVDAMDSESVISEVATTAESLAETTEASGGGASAADGSATRPTVIANNEVRDRESVHEYLRYGADAVSVGRPSTDRRVLRRVREALVAWRGAQEESAGAVAEDAEVSP
- a CDS encoding Hsp20/alpha crystallin family protein, which encodes MARRANPFEDLEELFDRMRRQFEEATGSMDEVSVESLRSGMRIDVEDTGESFVVTADLPGFEKEDIDVRLSDQRLRISAEHAEETTEEGETEDDGRFVRQERHRSSMERVVRLPEPVDEGSVSAKFRNGVLTVTLAKTEPVETGRDIEIE
- a CDS encoding Htur_1727 family rSAM-partnered candidate RiPP, with translation MSSERPREAAAASERRRVAEPRADETREWEVFVRETPEEPLRHAGSVTAPNADVAHEAADTLFERTADTIWCAPTDAVARFTTRELDSEYAEESVGENRDADATPTHEASATERRDGADDAEGDEEGPA
- a CDS encoding DUF447 domain-containing protein, with amino-acid sequence MSDDANSGGDQQWLGDSPTGWPTPLRGVTESVVATLGPNDLWNLAALGLHAPDSSSESASEYVTATTWGRTRTYRNFRRRGGGVVQFVTDPRDFVDAALTIREESEPVLASADAWVEVAVEAVDSGESGGTEWTEWRLEPTDSGVEQQGVRTINRGFAAVIDATVAVSRLDVDAYDTEVLLDRLDYFAETVERCGGPAEREAFERVDAVSDWRSRRE
- a CDS encoding 30S ribosomal protein S17e; this encodes MAIKPKYVKQLGTILLERYPQAFNTDFETNKESVAKLTNVESKSVRNRIAGYVTRKKAGGKPSA
- a CDS encoding TIGR04347 family pseudo-SAM/SPASM protein, translating into MISLSKLLCDLDAEGDGLRYDAGDDAAVEQIREKKQQKPVVVWNLTKRCNLHCQHCYAGAEIESAPGELSTAEGRQLLDELADYGAPVVLFSGGEPMVRDDLLELIAHASDAGIRPVLSTNGTLITAENARRMKEAGLKYAGVSVDGLPERNDRFRGQEGAFDAAVRGIEHCLDAGLKTGLRYTITEANAADMEGVVDLLRDVGVDRFCFYHLDYGGRGNDIRDVDLSPADRREAVRRLCDLTREYHEAGEEIETLLVGNYCDAGFLVEYAREELGPAAADRIYRYLRVNGGDPAGERVADVDYQGNVHATQFWQGYSLGNVRDRPFGAIWDDESNPVLRDLRQREDLLTGRCADCRYRSICRGGSRLRALATEGDLFAPDPQCYLTPGERAGEGSPVAGVDDGSVGAD